The following coding sequences lie in one Candidatus Nitrospira allomarina genomic window:
- a CDS encoding FliI/YscN family ATPase, translated as MSLATIQQRLDDIAPVTITGRVVKAVGLTLEGTGLGASVGQRCHIFSKRGQSMVEGEVIGFREQRVVVMPFGAVRGIAAGNLIRYDPTSPRLLVGPQMLGRVVDGLGQPLDEKGPLSRSRRYALYAPAPAPMLRERITTPMDLGVRAINALLTCGVGQKLGIFAGSGVGKSVLMGTMCRHTSADVNVIALVGERGREVREFLERDLGREGLRRSVVVVATSDQSPLVRVRAAFVATAIAEFFRDQGNQVLLLVDSLTRLAHAQREVGLAAGEPPTTKGYPPSVFTLFPQVLERVGPVGTGSITGLYTVLVDGDDLNDPIADSIRSILDGHIVLTRRLAMQGHFPAIDVLQSVSRVMSDIASTAHQDAASFLVQMMAEYRNAEDLINLGAYQLGTNPRLDAAIHMKGPIDAFLRQPREEGVGIPESCQGLETLAQQGRRLLERKGKIV; from the coding sequence ATGAGCCTTGCCACAATTCAACAGCGTTTGGACGACATTGCTCCTGTGACGATTACCGGACGCGTCGTCAAAGCCGTGGGGCTGACTCTGGAAGGCACCGGCTTGGGGGCTTCGGTCGGTCAGCGATGCCATATCTTCAGCAAACGAGGGCAGTCGATGGTGGAGGGAGAAGTCATCGGATTTCGGGAGCAACGTGTGGTGGTCATGCCGTTCGGAGCTGTACGCGGCATCGCCGCCGGAAACCTCATTCGCTACGATCCGACCTCTCCACGATTATTGGTCGGGCCTCAAATGTTGGGGCGAGTCGTGGATGGACTCGGGCAGCCGTTGGATGAAAAAGGGCCGCTGTCCCGTAGCCGCCGCTATGCGCTCTATGCGCCCGCTCCGGCGCCCATGCTCCGGGAGCGCATTACCACACCCATGGATTTGGGCGTACGAGCCATCAATGCCCTGCTGACCTGCGGGGTCGGCCAAAAGCTTGGGATTTTTGCCGGAAGCGGAGTCGGGAAAAGTGTCTTGATGGGAACGATGTGTCGGCACACGTCCGCGGATGTGAACGTGATCGCACTGGTGGGTGAGCGAGGGCGGGAAGTGAGGGAATTTCTGGAACGGGACTTGGGCCGGGAAGGGCTCCGTCGTTCGGTGGTGGTGGTGGCCACCTCCGATCAATCCCCGTTGGTGCGGGTTCGGGCGGCGTTTGTGGCCACCGCTATTGCCGAGTTTTTTCGGGATCAGGGCAATCAGGTCCTGCTTCTGGTTGATTCCCTAACCCGGTTGGCGCATGCGCAACGGGAGGTGGGGCTGGCTGCCGGTGAACCGCCAACGACCAAAGGGTATCCGCCATCTGTCTTTACGCTCTTTCCTCAGGTCTTAGAGCGGGTGGGGCCGGTGGGCACGGGATCCATTACCGGTCTGTATACGGTGCTTGTGGACGGTGACGATTTAAACGATCCCATTGCCGATTCTATCCGGTCCATTTTAGACGGACACATTGTATTGACACGACGGTTGGCGATGCAAGGACATTTTCCCGCGATCGATGTCCTGCAAAGCGTGAGTCGGGTGATGTCGGATATCGCGTCAACCGCTCATCAGGATGCGGCCAGTTTTCTGGTGCAGATGATGGCCGAATACCGGAATGCGGAAGACCTCATTAATTTAGGGGCGTATCAATTAGGGACGAATCCTCGACTCGATGCGGCGATTCACATGAAGGGACCGATCGATGCCTTTCTCAGGCAACCACGCGAGGAAGGGGTGGGAATACCGGAAAGCTGCCAGGGTCTTGAAACGTTGGCACAACAGGGCCGGCGTCTTCTTGAGAGAAAGGGAAAGATCGTATGA